One window of the Allosaccharopolyspora coralli genome contains the following:
- a CDS encoding UDP-N-acetylmuramoyl-tripeptide--D-alanyl-D-alanine ligase, giving the protein MIRLSLAEIADAVGGSLHRCGGDEVVTGGVEFDSRKLTAGGLFVAVPGERVDGHDFAASAVADGAVGVLAAREVDAPAVIVPPAPDSDRSRVMALAGDTDGSGAAVLHALGRLARHVVDRLERLTVVGVTGSSGKTSTKDLIAQVLTPSGPTVAPPGSFNNELGHPWTVLRADEDTRHLVLELSARGVGNIAALCEVAPPRIGAVLNVGSAHMSEFGSQEMIAQTKGELVEALPADGVAVLNGDDPLVAAMAERTSARVVLVGQAPSADVRAEDVTLDDQARPRFTLVTPEGSAQVTLPLHGEHHIGNALTAAAIAREVGVDTREVAARLDAVQRVSSRRMEVTETADGVTVVNDAFNANPESMRAALKTLASMTRETPGRGWAVLGLMGELGEDTVRAHDELGRLAVRLNIDRLVVVGEQARAMHQGAVMEGSWGEESVLVPDVDAAVALLRAELRPGDVVLTKASKAAALWRVAEDLLAADAGGEEQA; this is encoded by the coding sequence GTGATCCGGTTGAGCCTGGCCGAGATCGCCGACGCGGTCGGCGGAAGCCTGCATCGCTGCGGCGGCGACGAAGTGGTGACCGGCGGAGTCGAGTTCGACTCCCGGAAGCTGACCGCGGGCGGACTGTTCGTCGCCGTGCCGGGCGAGCGGGTCGACGGACACGACTTCGCCGCGAGTGCGGTCGCCGACGGTGCGGTCGGAGTGCTCGCCGCGCGCGAGGTCGACGCCCCCGCCGTGATCGTGCCGCCCGCGCCCGACTCGGACCGGTCGCGCGTGATGGCGCTGGCGGGGGACACCGACGGCTCCGGTGCCGCGGTGCTGCACGCGCTCGGCAGGCTCGCTCGCCACGTCGTCGACCGACTGGAGCGACTGACGGTCGTCGGAGTCACCGGTTCGTCCGGGAAGACGTCCACGAAGGATCTGATCGCGCAGGTCCTCACCCCGTCCGGTCCGACGGTCGCACCGCCCGGCTCGTTCAACAACGAACTCGGCCACCCGTGGACGGTGCTGCGCGCCGACGAGGACACCCGCCATCTGGTGCTGGAACTCTCCGCGCGGGGGGTCGGCAACATCGCCGCCCTCTGCGAGGTCGCGCCGCCGCGCATCGGAGCGGTGCTCAACGTCGGCAGCGCGCACATGTCCGAGTTCGGTTCGCAGGAGATGATCGCGCAGACCAAGGGCGAACTCGTCGAAGCGCTTCCCGCGGACGGGGTGGCCGTGCTCAACGGCGACGATCCGCTGGTCGCGGCGATGGCCGAGCGGACATCGGCGCGGGTCGTGCTCGTCGGCCAGGCGCCGTCGGCGGACGTGCGGGCCGAGGACGTCACGCTCGACGACCAGGCGCGTCCACGGTTCACGCTGGTCACCCCCGAAGGCTCGGCGCAGGTGACGCTCCCGCTGCACGGCGAGCACCACATCGGCAACGCGTTGACCGCCGCGGCGATCGCCCGCGAGGTCGGCGTCGACACCCGCGAGGTCGCCGCCCGGCTGGACGCGGTGCAGCGTGTGTCGTCGCGACGCATGGAGGTCACCGAGACCGCCGACGGTGTCACCGTCGTCAACGACGCGTTCAACGCGAACCCCGAGTCGATGCGCGCGGCACTCAAGACTTTGGCCTCGATGACGCGGGAGACGCCCGGTCGCGGCTGGGCGGTGCTGGGACTGATGGGTGAACTCGGCGAGGACACCGTGCGGGCGCACGACGAGCTCGGACGCCTGGCGGTGCGACTGAACATCGACCGTCTGGTGGTCGTCGGCGAGCAGGCGCGGGCGATGCACCAGGGAGCCGTGATGGAAGGCTCGTGGGGAGAGGAGTCGGTCCTGGTTCCCGATGTCGACGCGGCCGTCGCGCTGCTGCGCGCCGAACTGCGCCCGGGTGACGTGGTGCTGACCAAGGCATCGAAGGCGGCGGCCCTGTGGCGGGTCGCCGAGGACCTCCTGGCGGCCGACGCCGGTGGGGAGGAGCAGGCGTGA
- a CDS encoding UDP-N-acetylmuramoyl-L-alanyl-D-glutamate--2,6-diaminopimelate ligase, whose amino-acid sequence MPPKAVPVASVDVPSAVATAPPRPSRVEPVALEELAGTIGARIRRAAGHRAAPTVSGATLRAQHVRAGDLFAALPGTRVHGADFAAEAIEAGAVAVLTDEAGVERVDLADHPRVRDGAVALLIHEDPRSVLGPASSRIYGDPSQRLSILGITGTSGKTTTAYLVESGLREAGHTTGMVGTVETRIAGERLESAFTTPEAPDLQALFAVMLEGGVTHVAMEVSSHALALGRAAGTRFAVGGFTNLSQDHLDFHKDLDDYFGAKALLFDGRSEREVVCVDGEWGRRLVKPETETVSTIGEASWTVSAVAPLPTGEQTFTVHGPESSSFDVRLRLPGPFNVANALLAAGMLRAVDVPVEAIERGLAEVDVPGRMERVALGQDFAAVVDYSHKPGAVAAVLDAARAQVSGKVIVVLGCGGDRDTLKRPLMGEAAAQRADLLVVTDDNPRSEDPAEIRAAMLGGALALRPEERGEVVEIGDRRQAIDEAVRHAESGDIVVVAGKGHETGQDVGGVVHPFSDRDELARAVREREEDAR is encoded by the coding sequence ATGCCCCCGAAGGCGGTACCGGTAGCCTCTGTCGACGTGCCATCAGCGGTCGCTACTGCCCCGCCTCGACCGTCTCGGGTCGAGCCGGTGGCTCTCGAGGAACTCGCCGGGACCATCGGCGCGCGCATCCGTCGCGCCGCAGGTCACCGCGCCGCGCCCACGGTGTCCGGTGCGACGTTGCGGGCGCAGCACGTCCGAGCGGGGGACCTGTTCGCCGCGCTGCCGGGGACGCGGGTGCACGGAGCCGACTTCGCGGCCGAGGCGATCGAAGCGGGCGCGGTGGCGGTTCTCACCGACGAGGCCGGCGTCGAACGGGTCGACCTCGCCGACCATCCCCGGGTCCGGGACGGTGCGGTCGCGCTGCTCATCCACGAGGACCCCCGCAGCGTGCTCGGGCCCGCGTCCTCGCGGATCTACGGTGACCCGTCGCAGCGGCTGTCGATCCTGGGAATCACCGGCACCTCGGGCAAGACGACGACGGCGTACCTGGTGGAGTCGGGTCTGCGCGAGGCGGGCCACACCACAGGCATGGTCGGCACCGTCGAGACGCGCATCGCAGGTGAGCGGCTGGAGAGCGCGTTCACCACGCCCGAGGCTCCCGACCTGCAGGCCCTGTTCGCCGTCATGCTCGAAGGCGGCGTCACCCACGTCGCGATGGAGGTCTCCAGCCACGCGCTCGCCCTCGGGCGCGCGGCGGGCACCCGTTTCGCGGTCGGCGGGTTCACCAACCTCTCGCAGGACCACCTGGACTTCCACAAGGACCTCGACGACTACTTCGGCGCGAAGGCGCTGCTGTTCGACGGTCGCTCGGAGCGCGAAGTCGTGTGCGTCGACGGTGAATGGGGTCGGCGGCTGGTCAAGCCGGAGACCGAGACGGTCTCGACGATCGGCGAGGCGAGCTGGACGGTGAGTGCCGTGGCGCCGCTGCCGACCGGCGAACAGACGTTCACCGTGCACGGACCGGAGTCGTCGAGCTTCGACGTACGGCTGCGGTTGCCCGGGCCGTTCAACGTGGCGAACGCGTTGCTGGCCGCGGGGATGCTGCGCGCGGTCGACGTTCCGGTGGAGGCGATCGAGCGTGGACTCGCCGAAGTGGACGTTCCGGGGCGCATGGAGCGTGTCGCACTCGGGCAGGACTTCGCCGCTGTGGTGGACTACTCGCACAAGCCCGGTGCGGTGGCCGCGGTGCTCGACGCGGCGCGGGCACAGGTGTCCGGGAAGGTGATCGTCGTGCTCGGGTGCGGCGGCGACCGAGACACGCTGAAGCGCCCGCTGATGGGCGAGGCCGCGGCGCAACGCGCGGACCTGCTCGTCGTCACCGACGACAACCCGCGCAGCGAGGATCCCGCCGAGATCCGCGCCGCGATGCTCGGCGGTGCACTGGCACTACGGCCGGAGGAACGCGGCGAGGTGGTCGAGATCGGCGACCGGAGACAGGCCATCGACGAGGCCGTCCGGCACGCCGAGTCGGGCGACATCGTCGTGGTGGCGGGCAAAGGACACGAGACCGGTCAGGACGTGGGCGGCGTTGTGCATCCCTTCTCCGACCGGGACGAATTGGCTCGGGCCGTCCGCGAACGAGAGGAAGACGCTCGGTGA
- a CDS encoding peptidoglycan D,D-transpeptidase FtsI family protein yields the protein MARGGGKRVTRRTARTNVAGSSRRLVVGRLILVLALVAAGAQLVRVQGFQASALSQESEKQRLTKEAIPAERGEITDRSGNVLAFSSESRQLYTNPISLREDQNEAHRQDPSKPNADQYKREIARYIHQVVGPKLPEKEVLDALFSQKRFTYFGPVIDPGAARLITEKYPHVGAEYRATREYPAGEVGANVVGAAKWRMDEEKVKGLIGMESSLDKLLAGRDGAKVSDTAAGSPVVIPGTERELEPATPGSDLELTIDSDLQYTVQNKLADYVAKAGARGGSAVVLDSHTGEVYALANDTSFNPANSDTWTNKALGNAAVTNPFEPGSVHKVVTAAGAIEDGLVRPDSVLQVPGQIKVADRVVGDAWSHGTIPLTFTGVLGKSSNVGTLMTAQRLGEDRFADLMHKFGVGQQTGIGLPGESSGYVPPKEDWSGSTFANLPIGQGLSMTVLQMAGMYQAIANDGVRVPPRIIAAETGPDGQREERPQPEGVRVVSERTADTVKDMLRSVVQDVPQQEGTGSDAALEGFQVSGKTGTAQQIDPSCNCYSQSNYWITFAGIVPADDPRFVVGLMLDAPQSGTPEGSSAAPLFHDVASYLTQRYQLPLSKEPAPEQILQIR from the coding sequence ATGGCACGCGGCGGGGGGAAACGGGTCACGAGGCGGACGGCCCGCACGAACGTCGCCGGGAGTAGCCGACGCCTGGTGGTGGGCCGGCTGATCCTGGTGCTCGCGCTCGTGGCCGCAGGCGCCCAGTTGGTGCGAGTGCAGGGGTTCCAGGCCAGCGCGTTGTCGCAGGAGTCGGAGAAGCAGCGGCTCACGAAGGAGGCGATTCCGGCCGAACGCGGGGAGATCACCGACCGGAGCGGGAACGTCCTGGCGTTCAGCAGCGAGTCCCGGCAGCTGTATACGAACCCGATCTCGTTGCGCGAAGACCAGAACGAAGCGCACCGCCAGGACCCGTCGAAGCCGAACGCGGACCAGTACAAGCGCGAGATCGCGCGCTACATCCATCAGGTCGTGGGTCCGAAGCTGCCGGAGAAGGAGGTCCTCGACGCGCTGTTCTCGCAGAAGAGGTTCACCTACTTCGGTCCGGTGATCGACCCCGGTGCCGCCCGGCTCATCACCGAGAAGTACCCGCACGTCGGCGCGGAATACCGGGCGACGCGCGAGTACCCGGCAGGCGAGGTCGGGGCCAACGTCGTCGGTGCCGCGAAGTGGCGGATGGACGAGGAGAAGGTCAAGGGGCTCATCGGTATGGAGAGCTCGCTGGACAAGCTGCTCGCGGGGCGCGACGGCGCGAAGGTGTCGGACACCGCCGCAGGCAGCCCGGTCGTCATTCCCGGCACCGAGCGGGAGCTGGAGCCGGCGACGCCCGGTTCGGACCTGGAACTGACGATCGACTCCGACCTGCAGTACACAGTGCAGAACAAGCTGGCGGACTACGTCGCCAAGGCGGGAGCCCGTGGCGGCAGCGCGGTCGTTCTCGATTCACACACCGGCGAGGTGTACGCGCTCGCCAACGACACGAGCTTCAACCCGGCGAACAGCGACACGTGGACGAACAAGGCGCTCGGCAACGCGGCGGTGACGAACCCGTTCGAGCCCGGTTCGGTGCACAAGGTGGTCACGGCGGCCGGTGCGATCGAGGACGGGCTCGTGCGTCCGGACTCGGTGTTGCAGGTGCCGGGTCAGATCAAGGTGGCCGACCGCGTCGTCGGGGACGCTTGGTCGCACGGCACGATCCCGTTGACGTTCACCGGCGTGCTGGGCAAGTCGTCGAACGTGGGCACCTTGATGACCGCGCAACGGCTGGGTGAGGACCGGTTCGCCGACCTGATGCACAAGTTCGGCGTCGGTCAGCAGACCGGGATCGGGCTGCCCGGCGAGTCCTCCGGCTACGTGCCGCCGAAGGAGGACTGGTCCGGTTCGACGTTCGCGAACCTGCCGATCGGGCAGGGCCTGTCGATGACCGTGCTGCAGATGGCCGGGATGTATCAGGCGATCGCCAACGACGGTGTGCGCGTGCCGCCGAGGATCATCGCGGCGGAAACCGGCCCGGACGGTCAGCGGGAGGAGCGACCGCAACCGGAGGGCGTGCGGGTGGTCTCGGAGCGGACCGCGGACACCGTCAAGGACATGTTGCGTTCCGTGGTGCAGGACGTCCCGCAGCAGGAAGGCACCGGCTCCGACGCTGCGCTGGAAGGCTTCCAGGTCTCGGGGAAGACGGGGACCGCGCAGCAGATCGACCCGTCGTGCAACTGCTACAGCCAGTCGAACTACTGGATCACGTTCGCCGGGATCGTTCCCGCGGACGATCCACGGTTCGTGGTTGGGCTGATGCTGGACGCACCGCAGTCCGGCACTCCGGAGGGCTCGTCGGCGGCACCGCTGTTCCACGACGTCGCCTCCTACCTGACCCAGCGGTACCAGCTGCCGTTGTCGAAGGAGCCGGCTCCCGAGCAGATCCTTCAGATCCGATGA